From Kryptolebias marmoratus isolate JLee-2015 linkage group LG15, ASM164957v2, whole genome shotgun sequence, a single genomic window includes:
- the fadd gene encoding protein FADD: protein MDPQQFNAVLLDISNRMSSDELDKLKFLVSDRVGKRDLERITTGHGLFEVLTQRRLLAPDITDYLSELLNQIHRPDLSDRLNGEQPDDVPDPETVKLNIAAEVVAANLSRNWRKLGRRLQVSDVKLESISRKHPTDLEETTLELLKEWRRSQGAEARTEELIRALRDCQLNLTADRVEDELKNAGYQ from the exons ATGGATCCTCAACAGTTCAACGCGGTTCTGCTGGACATTTCGAACCGGATGAGCTCCGACGAGCTGGACAAACTCAAGTTCCTGGTTTCGGACCGGGTGGGGAAACGAGATCTGGAGAGGATCACGACGGGACACGGACTGTTCGAGGTTCTGACGCAGAGACGCCTCCTGGCTCCGGACATCACCGACTATCTGTCCGAGCTGCTCAACCAAATTCACCGACCCGACCTGTCGGACAGACTGAACGGCGAGCAGCCTGATGACGTCCCGGATCCGGAGACAG TTAAACTAAACATCGCCGCGGAGGTGGTGGCAGCGAACCTGAGCAGAAACTGGCGTAAACTGGGCCGGAGGCTGCAAGTGAGTGACGTCAAGCTGGAGTCCATCTCCAGAAAACATCCGACAGACCTGGAGGAGACGACGctggagctgctgaaggagTGGAGGAGGAGTCAAGGAGCTGAGGCCAGAACCGAGGAGCTGATCAGAGCCCTGAGGGACTGTCAGCTCAATCTGACCGCCGATAGGGTGGAGGACGAACTGAAAAACGCAGGATATCAATAG
- the LOC108237841 gene encoding low choriolytic enzyme-like has protein sequence MLVFSWSLVVLLLVSSSWAEEDVAVTEEDRSSELSVGELLERANRHRTPDFDEPPLIGGDIAIKPEGDRNADPCTARGCKWLKNTDGKVYIPYYIANHYSTRERDIIVRGLQSFSSVSCIRFRPYQNGDREWLSIESRNGCYSYVGRQGGGQTVSLSRQGCLYHGTVQHELLHALGFNHEQTRSDRDNHIKVHWNNIIDGMDYNFYKIDTLNQGTAYDYNSVMQYERYAFSKNNLPTMEPIPNSNVSFGKATQMSKNDIDRLNRLYQC, from the exons ATGCTGGTTTTCTCGTGGTCTCTCGTGGTTCTGTTGCTGGTCTCCTCCTCCTGGGCTGAG GAAG ATGTTGCTGTCACTGAGGAGGACAGATCCAGCGAGCTCTCTGTGGGCGAGCTGCTGGAGAGAGCCAACAGACACCGCA CCCCTGACTTTGATGAGCCCCCCCTGATTGGAGGAGACATTGCAATCAAGCCTGAGGGCGACCGAAACGCAGACCCTTGCACCGCCAGAGGCTGCAAGTGGTTAAAAAATACCGATGGAAAAGTCTACATCCCTTACTACATCGCCAACCACTACT CCACCCGTGAGAGGGACATCATCGTCCGTGGACTGCAATCCTTCTCTTCAGTTTCCTGCATCCGTTTCAGACCCTATCAGAACGGCGACCGTGAGTGGCTGAGCATTGAGTCCAGGAATGG CTGTTACTCCTACGTGGGCCGTCAGGGCGGCGGTCAGACGGTGTCACTGAGCCGTCAGGGCTGTCTGTACCACGGCACTGTCCAACACGAGCTTCTCCACGCCCTCGGCTTTAACCACGAGCAGACCCGCTCGGACCGGGACAACCACATCAAAGTGCACTGGAACAACATCATCGACG GCATGGATTACAATTTCTACAAGATCGACACTCTGAATCAGGGTACTGCTtatgactacaactcagtcatgCAATATGAGAG GTATGCCTTCTCCAAGAACAACCTTCCCACCATGGAGCCCATTCCAAACAGCAACGTGTCCTTCGGCAAGGCCACGCAGATGAGCAAGAATGACATCGACAGGCTGAACAGACTCTACCAGTGCT AA